The genomic region TGAAACAAGTAACAGACGCATACAAGATCACCGCAGATATTCGATTACTTTGTGGTGGACAGCACCGTTGGTTGCAACAATGCATCGCCCTATGGTCACTTCATCCGGGAACTGTATGGTGCCCCCGTTGAGATTCGATACTTTGCCCCCGGCTTCGGTACAGATAAGCATGCCCGCAGCAGCATCAGTAACCCTGAGTGTATCACGCAGATCGATAAAACCATCAATTCTTCCGCAGCCGACATAGCAGAGTTCCAGAGCCGATGCTCCGAAAAGACGCCAGCGACGGATTTTTTGTCCCAGCTGCATCACGCGCGTTGGATCAAATTTACGTCCGTAAATGCTCATCGCACATTCATCGAGATTCGTGACATTCGATACATGTATCGGTTTATCATTGCACCGTGCATACTTTCCTTTTATTGCAGTGAATGTTTCCCCGCTGGACAGGTTCCGGACAAATGCCTGCTGAATCTCTCCTTTTTCTGCGTACGCAATGGAGAGTGCATAAAATGGTATTCCGGCTACGGCATTGAACGTACCATCAACAGGATCGAGATAGATAGTTCCCCGATCACCAGTAAGATCGACTTTCCCGGCCTCTTCACTTATGAGAAGTTTGCCTAATGGATTATCCTGTAAAAATTGCAGGATGCAGTCTTCAGCAACCTGATCAATTACCTTTGTAGGTGTAAGATCAGCTCCCATACGGACCGTT from Methanoregula sp. harbors:
- a CDS encoding bifunctional fructose-bisphosphatase/inositol-phosphate phosphatase — protein: MEFLSACNQMADEVEQRIHDLVGTSEGGKTVRMGADLTPTKVIDQVAEDCILQFLQDNPLGKLLISEEAGKVDLTGDRGTIYLDPVDGTFNAVAGIPFYALSIAYAEKGEIQQAFVRNLSSGETFTAIKGKYARCNDKPIHVSNVTNLDECAMSIYGRKFDPTRVMQLGQKIRRWRLFGASALELCYVGCGRIDGFIDLRDTLRVTDAAAGMLICTEAGGKVSNLNGGTIQFPDEVTIGRCIVATNGAVHHKVIEYLR